The genomic interval CTGCAGGTGTTGCCGGGAGCCGAGTGAACCGGGATCCTCGACCGCGATCTCGTGGACGCCGCGGTGCTCGAGGACCTGCGCTACCAGGCCGATCGCCTGCGCGACACCGGCCACGATGATCAGGTCGTCCGGGTCCGCCGCGATCCCGCGGTTCTGCGCCAGCCACGCCGCGACAGCTCGCCGCAACGCCGGCGTACCGGCTGGGTCGCCGTACCCGAAGTGCGCAGCCTCCAGGTCGTTGAGGACCGCACGCTCGGCCCGCAACCACGCAGTCCGCGGGAACGCGGCCAGATCCGGCACCCCGGGCGTCAGATCGATTCGCGCGGGGGCCGCCCGCAGGTGGTCGAAGATCTCGAGCCCGGCATCACTCAGAACAAGGTTCTCGGCCGAACGACAGGAGGTGTCGCTCGCTTGGCTCGGAGCCTCAGGCGGGCGAGGAGGTATGCGTCGACGACTACGTCCTGTCGTTACGGGTGTGGCACCGATGGGAGCTCCGACGACGACGGTGCCGGCCCGGCCGCGGCCCGCGACGTGGCCGTCTTCGGTGAGGCGCTGGTAGGACTCGGTGACGACGCCGCGGGAGATGCCCAGGTCGGTGGCGAGGGTGCGGGTGGCGGGGAGGCGAGTGCCGACCGAGAGGTGGCCGGTGGAGATGGCGATGCGGAGGCGATCGGTCAGCCAGTCCGCGAGACCGCCGGCTGGCGCCTCGGCCGGATCCAGCTGGAGGAAGTCCGCGCCGCCAATGGACCTACCACTTCTCCCCGGATTGGACCTGTTCACAGGACCATTGTGGCGGGATCGTAGAGATATGGGAACTGACTACGTCCACGGGTACACCCCCGCGGAGACCCGCCGCTTGTCGGACCAGGCCGGAACGCTGGCCGACCTGCTGCACGGCGGCACCACCTACCCGGCCGGCAGCCGGGTGCTCGAAGCGGGCTGCGGCGTGGGCGCGCAGACGGTGCAGCTCGTGACCCGGAGCCCCGGCATCGAGCTGGTTTCGGTCGATGTCTCGGAAGACTCGCTCGCCCGGGCCAAGGCCCGCGTCGCTCAGCACGCCCCGGAGGCGACGGTCGACTGGCGTCACGCGGATCTCTACGACCTGCCCGACGAGAAGTTCGACCACGTCTTCGTCTGCTTCGTGCTCGAGCATCTGGTGAACCCGTCTCAGGCGCTCGTAAGGCTGCGCGACCTTCTCAACCCCGGCGGCACCATCACGGTGATCGAAGGCGACCACGGCTCCGCCTTCTACCACCCGCGCAGTACGCGGGCCCAGGTCGCCGTCGACTGTCTCATCGACCTCCAGGCCGAGGTGGGCGGCGACTCGCTCATCGGCCGGCGGCTCCAGCCACTCCTCCAGCAGGCAGGGTACGACGACGTCCAGGTCGAGCCGCGCACCGTGTACGCCGACCAGACCCTCCCGCACCTGGTCGACGGGTTCACCCGGAAGACATTCATCGCGATGGTCGAGTCCGTCCGCGACCGCGCGATCGCAGCCGGACTGCGGACCGAGGCCGAATGGGACGCGGGCATCCGCGACCTGGAGAAGACCGCCGAGCCCGGCGGCACATTCCACTACACGTTCTTCAAGGGGGTCGGTCGGACATGATCGCCTTACTCGTGCTCGTCGGCGCGGTCTGCCGGGCGCTGAATCGCAACCAGCGCAGGCAGATCCGCCCGACGGTCAACGGCATCGAGGACCGCGACCTGCAACGACTGGTCGATGATCTCCGCGCACTCACCTGACCAATTCATGAACGCCTGGTAAACAAGTGGGTATGTCCCCCACTGAGCAGCTCGAGATCGAGACGAAGTACGACGTCGACGACAGCGTGATCCTGCCTGCGCTGCACGAGCTGCCCGGGGTCGCCAGCGTTGCCCAACCGGTCGAGCTGCAGTTGGAGGCGGTGTACTACGACACCCCCGACCTCGATCTCGCCGCGAACAAGGTGACCTTGCGCCGGCGTACCGGTGGTGAGGACGACGGGTGGCACGTGAAGTTCCCGTTGTCGTCGGGTGAGCGGCTGGAGGTGCACCACCCGCTCGGGCGGTCGGTGCGCGGCGTGCCGATCGCGGTCGTGCGGACGGTTCGGGTCTACGTGCGCGATCACGCGCTCGCGCCGGTCGTGATGTTGCAGACCAGGCGCGTCGTACATCGCCTGCTCGACGCGGACGGCGCCGTACTCGCGGAGCTCGCCGACGACCACGTGACCGCGACGGTCGAGGATGGGGAGCCGGAGAGCTGGCGCGAGTGGGAGGTCGAGCTCGTCGGCGGCGACAAGCCGCTGCTCGAGGACGCCGGTGAGCTGTTGAAGTCGGCCGGTGCGCGTCCCGCCGGCGGCCCGAGCAAGCTGGCCCGGGCGCTCGGCAACCGGGTGCCGTCGTCCGACTCGTTCAGTTTGCCGAAGAAGCCTCTGACCTCGGACCTGTTCCGCGCGTACGCCGGCGCACAGGTGAAGGCGATCCACGAGCGGGACCCCGAGGTACGGCGGGATGTCCCGGACTCGATCCACAAGTTCCGGGTCGCGACGCGGCGGCTGCGGTCGGCGCTGGCGACGTACCGTCCGGTGATCGACCGCGCGGCCGGCGACGAGATCCGGGCCGAACTGAAGTGGCTCGCGGCTGAGCTCGGCGTGGCGCGGGATGCGGAAGTCCAGCGCGAGCATTTCGCGGCCGAGGTCGCGGAGCAGCCGGTCGAACTCGTGATGGGCCGCGTCGCCGGGCGGATCGACGACCATCTGCGCCGGGTCTACAAGGACGGGCGCGCGGGCGCGCTCGCGGCACTCGAGAGTGAGCGGTACTTCCGGCTCCTCGACACCCTCGACGAACTGATCGCGAAGCCGCCGGTCACGGGCGACGATCGCAAGGCGAGCAAGCAGATCGGCGACCTCCTCGACCACGACCGCAAACGGATGCGCAAGGCGGTGCGCCGGTCCGAGACCGCTCCGAGCGTTGCTGAGCAGGACCACGAGCTCCATGAGGTCCGCAAGGCCGCCAAGCGCCTCCGGTACGCCGCGGAGTCTGCCGTACCTGTCCTCGGCGACGAAGCCGGCGCGCTGGCGGGGAGCGCCGAACAGGTCCAGGAAATCCTCGGCGAACACCAGGACTCCGTCGTCTCCCGCGACCTCCTCCACCAGCTGGCCCTGGAAGTCTTCGCCGACGGCGGCAACCCCTTCACCTTCGGCCGCCTCCACGCCACCGAAGAACACCGAGGCAACACCTCCCGCAACGCCTTCTACAAACTCTGGCCCACCCTCAACCTCTGAGCACTACGGTCAACCCGCGCGGCGTCGCCGTTGCCGCATTGCCCGTGCGTGTGAGTGCCCCGTGGTCGGTGTCGGTCGAGGGAACTGTGATCGACCGCCCGGCCCCGCGCGCTGGCGTGAAACTGCAGGTCGATTGGCGATTGGATGGATCTTGTCTACACTGAATCACATCAGCGATGTGTGATTCAGGGAGGTGAAGGCGCGATGTCTGCAGTCAATGTCGGTGTGTTGATCGAGGCTGCCCTTGAAGCCGCTGGCCTGAGTCAGCGGGGGCTCGCCGATGCGACTGGGATCTCGCAGTCGACCCTTTCGCGGATCATCGCTGGTGATCGCGTGGCGAAACTGCCCGAGATCGTGTTGATCGCGCAAGCGACAGGTCACACCGTCGCGCAGCTGACGGGGACGAGCCTGGTGGCTGACCGAGCGCAGTGCGCGGCACGTGCGACCAACGACTCTGGCATGGACGCAATGCGTCAAGCGTTGCTGCATTTCCTGGAGCTGGACAGCTACCTGGATGATCAGGCGATTCCAGCCGCGGCTGGATCCGGAAGCCAGCTGATGAACGCCGAGCTGGATGGGCAGGCAGCGGCCGAGCAGTTCCGTGCGCAGCATCACCTGGGCGTACAGCCGCTCGGCGATCTGGTTGCGATCATCGAGCAGGCGACGGGACTCGACGTCGCGGTGCTCCACGCCGGGCCGGACGAGCACGGCATGACGATGCGTGATCCGAAACGCGGTGCGGTGTTCATCGGCGTTGCCCGGACTCTGAATCCGATGCGCCAACGCAGCACACTCGCTCACGAGCTCGGGCACGTGCTGTTCGGGGACTGGGTGGACGAGAGCTCCGGCGATTGGAGTGCGCGGACTCCGATCGAGAGACGGGCCGATGCGTTCGCTCGGCACCTGCTGATCCCGCAAGCAGGATTGGCACAATTCCTCGACGATCGCGATCCTTCCAGCCTGGCAACTCTGTCCTCGATCGCTCAACGGTTCTTGGTGTCACCGGCGCTGGCCGCGATCGCCTTGCATCAGGGCAAGTTCATCGGCACCTCCGTCAAGGAGGACTGGAAGCGCTGGAGCACGCCGCAGTTGGCGGTCCGCTTCGGATGGACCGATCACTATCACGTCCTGCAAGCGGACGCGGATCAGCGCAGGGCACCGCAGCGGCTGCTCGCGCGAGCTGTCAGCGGCTATATCGAGGGTGTGCTTCCGGCGCGGGCCATCGCCACGCTTCGCGGGATCAGCCTCGATGACGTGGAGCTGGAGCTGCGCGAAGCCGACGTCGTTCCCCATCAGCCGACAGTCGCCTGGACCGCGGCCGACGATCTTCCTGAGGTGGACATAGATCTGTCGGACCTGGACGACGGCGATGCGTCGAGTGAGCCCGGCCCGGGCCAACGGCGGCACGATCGATGAGCCGTCGGCCGATCATTGATGCCGGCCTTGGTCTGAACTTCCTGTCGATCAACAAGGAGCGCCTGTTGATCGGCACGCTCGGCGCTCTCAGTGCTCCGGAGACGGTGCAACAGGAGGTGCTTCGCAAGGCCAGACAGGATCCGCGCTTCAGTGCGGCCGACTGGTGTGGCTCAAGCTGGCCGAGCGATGGATGCAGATCCTGTCCGACGACCTCACGCCGGAGCTCGCGGCCGCAGTCCATCGGCTGACCGGCCTGCACATGCAGGAGCGGATGGCGAACTCGAAGGACCTAGGCGAAACGATGGTGATCGCGCACGCGGTGGTTGCGGCCGAAGCGGGCGAGACCGTCACCGTGCTCGTCGATGACGGAAGAGGTGCGATCCAGGCCACGGCGGAGATCCAACGCCTGCAGAGGATGCGAGCTGCCGGCCGGGACGTCGGATCGATCATGCTCATCGGAACTCTGACCGTTCTGGAGCGCGCCGCCGGCGGAATATACCTGCCGGACAAGGCGGCGATGCGCGACGTGTATCGCCGCCTGCGGGAACTCGACGACGGCTTGCCGCCGATCGACCGAACCAGCCTGCTGTCTCCGCGCGTCTGGAACTGATGGCGGTTCGGCGGGACATGCGGCCGGGCGGTCAGGTACTCGCCTACCTGGCCGCCCGGAGTTGGGGCTGTCAGGCAGGTCCGCGTCGATTCAGCAGGGCCTGCCTGACAGGTCTTAGTGGTGGATCGCCTTCTCGGCGCCGGCGCCGGTGAGGGAGCGGACTTCCATTTCGGCGAAGCGGTCGACGTCGACCGGCTCCTTGCTGGTGATGGTTCCCAGCCAGCCGAGGAAGAAGGCCAGCGGGATGGTGACGATGCCGGGGTTGTCCAGCGGGAACCAGTGGAAGTCGATGCCGGTGTCGGTGATCATCGACAGGCTGGCGTGGGTTTTGGCGTCGACCTTGCCGGAGACGACCGGGCTGAACACGATCAGGATGATCGTCGAGGCCAGGCCGCCGTAGATGCTCCAGAGCGCACCACGGGTGTTGAAGCGCCGCCAGAACAGCGAGTACAGGATCGTCGGCAGGTTCGCACTCGCCGCGACCGCGAACGCTAGTGCCACCAGGAACGCGATGTTCTGGCCGTTCGCGAAGATGCCGCCGATGATCGCGACGATGCCGATCACGACCGCGGTGTACCGCGCCACGCGGACCTCGCCGTCGCCGCTGATCTGGCCCTTCTTGATGATCTGGCCGTAGATGTCGTGCGCGAACGACGTACTCGCGGTGATCGTCAACCCGGCCACCACGGCGAGGATGGTGGCGAAGGCGACCGCGGAGATGACGCCGAGCAGGACCTCACCGCCGAGTTCGAAGGCGAGCAGTGGCGCGGCCGAGTTCGCCTTGCCAGGTGCGGCCTTGATCCGGTCCGGGCCGACGATCGCGGCAGCGCCGTACCCGAGGACCAGCGTGAACAGGTAGAAGATGCCGATGATCCAGATTGCCCAGCTGACGCTCCGCCGGGCTTCCTTGGAGTCCGGGACCGTGTAGAAGCGCATCAGCACGTGCGGCAGGCCGGCGGTGCCGAGCACCAGAGCGAGCGCCAGTGAGATGAAGTCCAGTTTGGTGACGCCCGTGACGCCGTACTGCAGGCCCGGCGATAGCAGCTTCTCGCCGGCGGCCGGGCTCTTGTCGACCGCTGCGCCGAGCAGGCTGGACAGGTTGAAGGTGTACTTCGCGAGCACCCAGAGCGTCATGATTCCGGCGCCGATGACCAGCAGCACGGCCTTGACGATCTGCACCCAGGTGGTGCCCTTCATGCCGCCGACCAGGACGTAGGTGATCATCAGGATGCCGACCACGGCGATCACGATGCTCTGTCCGGCCCGGTGGCTGACTCCGAGCAGCAGGGCGACCAGGCCGCCGGCGCCGGCCATCTGCGCCAGCAGGTAGAAGAAGCAGACGACGAGGGTCGAGATCGCGGCCGCCATCCGGACCGGCCGCTGCTTGAGCCGGAACGACAGGACGTCGGCCATCGTGAAGCGACCGGTGTTCCGTAGTAGCTCAGCAACTAGTAGCAGTGCAACTAGCCAGGCGACCAGGAAGCCGATCGAGTACAGGAAGCCGTCGTACCCGTTGAGGGCGATCGCGCCGGCGATGCCGAGGAACGACGCGGCGGACAGGTAGTCGCCGGAGATCGCGATGCCGTTCTGCGGACCGGTGAAGGACCGGCCGCCGGCGTAGAAGTCGGCCGCGGTCTTGTTGTTGCGGGAGGCCCGGAACACGATCGCCAGCGTGGCTACCACGAACAGCGCGAAGATGACGATGTTGACGGTCGGGTTTCCGATGTCCGTTGCCAATGGCAACATCAGTGGGGCGGTCACTGCGGTGCTCCCTCGATCTGGTGGCGCAGCTTCTCGGCGTCCGGGTCGAGCCGGCGGTCCGCCCAGCGGACGTAGATCAGCGTGATCGCGAACGTCGACACGAACTGTCCGAGCCCGAACAGCAGGGCGACGGTGATGTTGCCGCCGACCTTGTGCGACATGAAGCCGTGCGCATAGTCGGCCAGTAGGACGTAGACGAAGTACCAGACCAGGAACAGCGCTGTCATCGGGAACACGAACCGCCGGAACCGGCGACGCAGTTCGGAGAAGTCCGGCGACAGCTGGACATCCCGGTACGTCGTAAGGTCCGGATCGCGCGTATCACTCATCGCGAGCCTCCAAGGTGGATCGAGCCGGGCGGAAGAGGCCGGCTGGCTCGTACTGTGGCCTGGATCACGGCGGCCGCGACAGCACCGGCGCGCATCGAGCGCTCAGCGGGCAGACCAGTCGACCGGTGGATCACTCGAATGCGACGAGCGGTAGGTACGGCACGACGAGCGGTGACCGCCCGCCACGGATCAACGCCCGGCCGCCGGTGGCCGGTAGGCGTGGCGAGGCGCGGGCGAGGTGCTGGGCGAACGGTTGGTCAGTGCGGCAGGTCCGGGTCCGCGATCTACGTCGACGGCCTCCGGCGTGTGCAGGCGGACCATGCTGCGGGCGGTTCCGGCCGGGATGCGGTCCGGCGTGAGCTTCGAGACGACGATGACGGTGACGAACGCGAGTGGCATCGTCCACGCGGCCGGCTGTCCGACGAGCGCCCGCGGCCAACCGCCGTGCGGTGCGCCCGCCACGTTGATCAGAGCGGCCGCGCTGGCCGCGATCCCGCCGACGATCAGCCCGGCCGCGGCGCCCGTGGTCGACATCCGCCGCCACCAGATCCCCAGCACCAGCAACGGGCAGAACGTCGACGCAGCAAGGGCGAACGCGAGCCCAACAGTGTCTGCGAGGCTCAGCGCACCGGTCACCGTGAATGCCAGGTACGGAACGATCATCGCGATCAGCGCCGCGATCCGGAAGCTGTTCACCGCGACGTAGTCACCGCCGGTCCACTGGTGCAACCGGCTCCGCAACAGGTCCTGATCGATCACCCCGGCGATCGCGACAGTCAACCCCGACGACGTCGACAGGAACGCCGCGAATGCGCCCGCTGCAACCAGTGCACCGAGCAGATCCCCTGCTGTACCAGGGAAAACTCGCCCCGGCAGCTCGAGTACGACGGTGTCTCCGCCGCTCCCCACCAGGTCCGGCGCGAACGTCCGCCCGAGTACGGCGTACATCGGCGGGAAGAGGTAGAACAGGCCGAGCAGCGCGAGCACGACGACCGTGGTACGCCGGGCCGCGCGGCCGTCCGGATTCGTGTAGAAGCGGACCAGGACGTGCGGGAGGCCCATCGTGCCGAAACAAAGGGCCAAGAGCAACGAGTACGTCGCGTACAGCGGGTGGTCGCGACCGCCCGCGCGAGACAACGGCTCGGCCCATTCCGCGGCCGCACCGTGCAACGAGTCGAGTACTCCGGTCGGCTGGTGCCACGCGAGCAGGATGACGAAGATTGGTGTCGCCAACGCTGTCAGCTTCAGCCAGTACTGGAACGCCTGGACGAAGGTGATCGACCGCATCCCGCCGGCGGCGACGTTGATGACCACGATCACCGCGACGATCATGGCGCCGACCTGCGGCGGCGCGCCCGTGACGGTTTGGACGGCGAGACCGGCTCCGTGCAACTGCGGTAGGAGATAGAGCGTCCCGATTCCGACCACCAGGCCGGCGCAGATCCGCCGTACCAAAGGGGATTCGAAGCGGGTCTCGGCGAAGTCCGGCAAGGTGTAGGCACCGGACCGGCGCAGGGGAGCCGCGACCAGGACCAGCAGCATCAGGTAGCCGACCGTGTAGCCGACCGAGAACCACAGCATGTCGGCGCCGTTGACGAGAACGAGACCGGCGACACCGAGGAAGGATGCGGCCGACAGGTACTCACCGCTGATCGCCGAAGCGTTCCACCGCGGGGTGACCGCACGGCTGGCAACGTAGAAATCACTGGTGGTCCGGGAGATCCGCAACCCGAACAGCCCGATCCCGATCGTTGCCGCGACCACCAGCCCGATCGCGCTCAAACTCAGGGCTGGTGACATCTACTGCCGCCCGACGAACTCGGTGAACTCCGCTTCGATCCGTTCGGCGTTGCGGACGTAGATGCGTGCGGCGACGTACACCACCGGGTAGACGAGGATGCCGAGGATCACCCAGGGCAGTGGCAGGCCGAGGACGGACAGGGTGCGGGTCGGTGGGACGAGCCAGAAGAGGAGCGGGATGCTGCCGAGGACGAGCAGTACGCCGCCGATGACGGCCAGCGTGAGCCTGAGCTGGGACTGCACCAGCGACAGCATGTAGATCTCGCCGAGCCGGGTCTGCTCGTCGATCTCGCGGGTACCGGTGGGGATGATCGGCCGCCGGGCCGCGCTGGTCCGCGGACTGGTGACGCGAACCCTCCGTGGACCGTCGGGCGTGCTCATCGCAGGGACGTCGATCGGACCAGGAGGTCGCGCAGTTCACGGGTGTGCCGTCGGCTGACCGGGAGCCACTCCTCGCCGACCCGGACCGCGCATCGGCCGCCGTCGACCCGCATCTCGTCGATGTGCGCCAGAGCGACCAGCGTGCTGCGGTGGATCCGCGTGAACCCCGCGTCCCGCCAGCGTTCCTCGAGGGTGCTGAGCGGGATGCGGACCAGGTGCGAGTTCTGGCCGGTGTGCAGGCG from Kribbella sp. NBC_00709 carries:
- a CDS encoding XRE family transcriptional regulator, with product MSAVNVGVLIEAALEAAGLSQRGLADATGISQSTLSRIIAGDRVAKLPEIVLIAQATGHTVAQLTGTSLVADRAQCAARATNDSGMDAMRQALLHFLELDSYLDDQAIPAAAGSGSQLMNAELDGQAAAEQFRAQHHLGVQPLGDLVAIIEQATGLDVAVLHAGPDEHGMTMRDPKRGAVFIGVARTLNPMRQRSTLAHELGHVLFGDWVDESSGDWSARTPIERRADAFARHLLIPQAGLAQFLDDRDPSSLATLSSIAQRFLVSPALAAIALHQGKFIGTSVKEDWKRWSTPQLAVRFGWTDHYHVLQADADQRRAPQRLLARAVSGYIEGVLPARAIATLRGISLDDVELELREADVVPHQPTVAWTAADDLPEVDIDLSDLDDGDASSEPGPGQRRHDR
- a CDS encoding DUF485 domain-containing protein; the protein is MSDTRDPDLTTYRDVQLSPDFSELRRRFRRFVFPMTALFLVWYFVYVLLADYAHGFMSHKVGGNITVALLFGLGQFVSTFAITLIYVRWADRRLDPDAEKLRHQIEGAPQ
- the pdxR gene encoding MocR-like pyridoxine biosynthesis transcription factor PdxR, translated to MNRSNPGRSGRSIGGADFLQLDPAEAPAGGLADWLTDRLRIAISTGHLSVGTRLPATRTLATDLGISRGVVTESYQRLTEDGHVAGRGRAGTVVVGAPIGATPVTTGRSRRRIPPRPPEAPSQASDTSCRSAENLVLSDAGLEIFDHLRAAPARIDLTPGVPDLAAFPRTAWLRAERAVLNDLEAAHFGYGDPAGTPALRRAVAAWLAQNRGIAADPDDLIIVAGVAQAIGLVAQVLEHRGVHEIAVEDPGSLGSRQHLQNWGMHTPPIPVDDRGLQVDVLRKSGAGVVMVTPAHHFPTGVVLEGERRRELIQWAADGGLIIEDDYDAEHRYDRPPVPALRAMLTDHVIYTGSISKLLAPALRIGWMLAPPQYKDDLIGRKRLADLGNAGLPQLTLAHLMESGDLERQLRFLRRRHRTRRDAMVTAIRNYLPTATIHGAAAGLHLTITFDDTTDDVALAAAALAKGIKTHPLSWHSQLPHAPGLVLGYAARTTTEITEAITTIAAVRKNG
- a CDS encoding CYTH and CHAD domain-containing protein; this translates as MSPTEQLEIETKYDVDDSVILPALHELPGVASVAQPVELQLEAVYYDTPDLDLAANKVTLRRRTGGEDDGWHVKFPLSSGERLEVHHPLGRSVRGVPIAVVRTVRVYVRDHALAPVVMLQTRRVVHRLLDADGAVLAELADDHVTATVEDGEPESWREWEVELVGGDKPLLEDAGELLKSAGARPAGGPSKLARALGNRVPSSDSFSLPKKPLTSDLFRAYAGAQVKAIHERDPEVRRDVPDSIHKFRVATRRLRSALATYRPVIDRAAGDEIRAELKWLAAELGVARDAEVQREHFAAEVAEQPVELVMGRVAGRIDDHLRRVYKDGRAGALAALESERYFRLLDTLDELIAKPPVTGDDRKASKQIGDLLDHDRKRMRKAVRRSETAPSVAEQDHELHEVRKAAKRLRYAAESAVPVLGDEAGALAGSAEQVQEILGEHQDSVVSRDLLHQLALEVFADGGNPFTFGRLHATEEHRGNTSRNAFYKLWPTLNL
- a CDS encoding methyltransferase, whose amino-acid sequence is MGTDYVHGYTPAETRRLSDQAGTLADLLHGGTTYPAGSRVLEAGCGVGAQTVQLVTRSPGIELVSVDVSEDSLARAKARVAQHAPEATVDWRHADLYDLPDEKFDHVFVCFVLEHLVNPSQALVRLRDLLNPGGTITVIEGDHGSAFYHPRSTRAQVAVDCLIDLQAEVGGDSLIGRRLQPLLQQAGYDDVQVEPRTVYADQTLPHLVDGFTRKTFIAMVESVRDRAIAAGLRTEAEWDAGIRDLEKTAEPGGTFHYTFFKGVGRT
- a CDS encoding sodium/solute symporter — protein: MSPALSLSAIGLVVAATIGIGLFGLRISRTTSDFYVASRAVTPRWNASAISGEYLSAASFLGVAGLVLVNGADMLWFSVGYTVGYLMLLVLVAAPLRRSGAYTLPDFAETRFESPLVRRICAGLVVGIGTLYLLPQLHGAGLAVQTVTGAPPQVGAMIVAVIVVINVAAGGMRSITFVQAFQYWLKLTALATPIFVILLAWHQPTGVLDSLHGAAAEWAEPLSRAGGRDHPLYATYSLLLALCFGTMGLPHVLVRFYTNPDGRAARRTTVVVLALLGLFYLFPPMYAVLGRTFAPDLVGSGGDTVVLELPGRVFPGTAGDLLGALVAAGAFAAFLSTSSGLTVAIAGVIDQDLLRSRLHQWTGGDYVAVNSFRIAALIAMIVPYLAFTVTGALSLADTVGLAFALAASTFCPLLVLGIWWRRMSTTGAAAGLIVGGIAASAAALINVAGAPHGGWPRALVGQPAAWTMPLAFVTVIVVSKLTPDRIPAGTARSMVRLHTPEAVDVDRGPGPAALTNRSPSTSPAPRHAYRPPAAGR
- a CDS encoding solute symporter family protein, whose amino-acid sequence is MLPLATDIGNPTVNIVIFALFVVATLAIVFRASRNNKTAADFYAGGRSFTGPQNGIAISGDYLSAASFLGIAGAIALNGYDGFLYSIGFLVAWLVALLLVAELLRNTGRFTMADVLSFRLKQRPVRMAAAISTLVVCFFYLLAQMAGAGGLVALLLGVSHRAGQSIVIAVVGILMITYVLVGGMKGTTWVQIVKAVLLVIGAGIMTLWVLAKYTFNLSSLLGAAVDKSPAAGEKLLSPGLQYGVTGVTKLDFISLALALVLGTAGLPHVLMRFYTVPDSKEARRSVSWAIWIIGIFYLFTLVLGYGAAAIVGPDRIKAAPGKANSAAPLLAFELGGEVLLGVISAVAFATILAVVAGLTITASTSFAHDIYGQIIKKGQISGDGEVRVARYTAVVIGIVAIIGGIFANGQNIAFLVALAFAVAASANLPTILYSLFWRRFNTRGALWSIYGGLASTIILIVFSPVVSGKVDAKTHASLSMITDTGIDFHWFPLDNPGIVTIPLAFFLGWLGTITSKEPVDVDRFAEMEVRSLTGAGAEKAIHH